GCGAAATTGCCGGTGGCGCAAGAAAAAAACTAGAAGATCGTCTTGGTCGTTCGGTGGTTACGAAAAATAACTTTTTCCAAAAACCGGCGGATAAAATGGACTTGAAAAAATAGGATGAACGAATAATTGTTGTTGTTGCGTAGTAAAAGGGTCCGTCCTTGCCGTACAAGGTCGGACTCTGATTGGCGTGCGTCGCTCACCCTCCCCAAAAAAACGTCCACAACTCGCTCTTGCAAACAATACACGAACGTCATATAATAATTATGAAAGCGAAGGGGGAAAGCAATATATTATTAATTCAATTAGTATATGAAATACAAAAAAATAAAATTGTTCCGAATAACAGTTATACGGAATTTTTGCTTTATACCACTCCGAACGGCAAGGTAAAAGTTGAAATATTTTTACGAAATGAAGATATCTGGCTGACTCAAGCAAAAATCACTGAACTTTTTGGCGTTGAAAGAAGTGTTGTTACAAAGCACCTGCAAAATATTTATTTAGACAAGGAGCTCAAAAAGGAAGCAACAAGTCAATAATTGCACAGGTTAAAATGAGGGAGAAAAATAATAATGAATTTAAAAAATATCGGGTTTGAAATTAAATAAAATATGTATATTTTTTTAGACGAAAGCGGACAGTTCATAAAACACAATGACGATGATTATTTTGTTGTAGCATCTTTTACTGTTGATGATCCGCGGCGAACGCAAAAAAGATTTAAAACCTGGCAGAAAACAAGGTTCCCCAAAAGAATGCGCAATCAGGCGGAAATAAAATATTCTGCGGTAGATATTTCCGAATTACTGCGTTTGAGGACGCTAAAGTTTAT
This window of the bacterium genome carries:
- a CDS encoding DUF3800 domain-containing protein, which produces MYIFLDESGQFIKHNDDDYFVVASFTVDDPRRTQKRFKTWQKTRFPKRMRNQAEIKYSAVDISELLRLRTLKFISRLDVRINYTFLKRKNIPDNFVKKNKNKLYIPEEKKYS